The following are encoded together in the Capsulimonas corticalis genome:
- a CDS encoding NAD(P)-dependent oxidoreductase, producing the protein MKIALYGATGMIGQRILREALNRGHYVTAIVRNPAKLTETHNHLTVVTGDILNADSIAETVKGANAVVSAYGPSGAADSTVVDAAHALIAGLTKAHVKRLIVVGGAGSLEVAPGVQLIDTPDFPESYKAAASAARDALGVYKAEAKALDWTYISPAAMIAPGKRTNTFRLGGDQLVVDAEGNSRISAEDFAVAIVDELDAPKHIKQRFTAAY; encoded by the coding sequence ATGAAAATCGCACTTTATGGAGCCACGGGAATGATCGGCCAGCGGATCTTGCGTGAGGCGCTCAACCGAGGCCATTATGTCACCGCCATTGTCCGCAACCCGGCGAAGCTGACGGAGACGCACAATCACCTGACGGTCGTGACGGGAGATATCCTGAACGCGGACAGCATCGCGGAGACCGTGAAGGGCGCGAACGCCGTCGTCAGCGCCTACGGCCCCAGCGGCGCCGCCGACAGCACGGTTGTGGACGCCGCGCACGCCCTCATCGCCGGCCTGACCAAAGCGCACGTAAAGCGTTTGATCGTGGTGGGCGGCGCGGGTAGTCTGGAAGTGGCGCCCGGCGTTCAGCTCATCGATACCCCGGACTTCCCGGAAAGCTACAAAGCCGCCGCCAGCGCGGCCCGCGACGCGCTGGGCGTTTACAAAGCAGAAGCAAAGGCGCTCGACTGGACGTACATCAGCCCCGCCGCCATGATCGCGCCCGGCAAACGCACGAACACCTTCCGATTGGGCGGCGATCAGCTGGTCGTCGACGCCGAAGGCAACAGCCGCATCTCCGCCGAAGACTTCGCCGTGGCGATCGTCGACGAACTGGACGCGCCCAAGCATATTAAGCAGCGGTTTACTGCGGCGTATTGA
- a CDS encoding Rrf2 family transcriptional regulator: protein MIHSHSQQGAIAIRIASRFAVAVHILSLLGMNEQDENTSEWMAGSIGVNAVVVRNVTGQLRRAGLVRTQQGVAGAHLDKALGEITLLDVYRAVEESVDLFSIHPRPNPDCSVGANIQTSLEGVFGEAQQAMENRLSQTTMAQIVQDLRASAQC, encoded by the coding sequence ATGATTCACAGTCATTCTCAGCAAGGAGCCATCGCCATACGCATCGCAAGCCGCTTCGCCGTCGCCGTGCACATTCTGTCACTCTTGGGTATGAATGAACAGGATGAGAATACTTCGGAGTGGATGGCCGGTAGCATCGGCGTCAACGCCGTCGTCGTACGCAACGTCACGGGACAGCTGCGCCGCGCCGGATTGGTCCGCACGCAGCAAGGCGTGGCCGGAGCGCATCTGGACAAGGCGCTGGGTGAAATCACCCTGCTGGACGTTTATCGCGCGGTGGAGGAAAGCGTGGACCTGTTCTCCATCCACCCGCGCCCCAACCCCGACTGCTCGGTCGGAGCGAACATCCAAACATCCCTGGAGGGAGTCTTCGGTGAAGCGCAGCAGGCAATGGAAAACCGGCTTTCCCAAACAACCATGGCGCAGATCGTGCAGGATCTGCGCGCCTCGGCCCAATGCTGA
- a CDS encoding methyl-accepting chemotaxis protein, with translation MSQTFRNISIRTKLIASFTVVIVLGTLSYLQAVCATRSYVDSVSTTGAVAHRAISIAKDASLASNTMARETMAFVFTQDQTHWDAKYAADDAASKAFDSLKTALAAIPNNSDLQDQLTQLTQQDGNVCNPLEDKTMKMAKEGHAAEAKKLYENEYVPGRAKLETMINALVAALQTRADQADASIETGAKRTQAAIVWGWILQGLIVLISSSVALFLARGITSQLSALLKAAQGLAQGDVQQTLPPASQTEIGQVVAAFHTLMSHQKNMAAAAAAIADGDLTNIVQPKSEQDSLGIAFARMTGRLRELIGGIAGSAGTVAETSIRLSATSEETSQSATDIAHSAQSMARTAEQSSHCSFLVSEGGKRQYDAACVASELMAQAGLAVDQAAGSAQQMATAAQQAAAMARSGGAAVQQTISSMERIRQQVGASASKVEELGRKSDEIGAIVKTIGQISEQTNLLALNAAIEAARAGEHGRGFAVVADEVRKLSERAAAATQDIGALIGGIQAEVAGAVQAMQESTLEVTTGSAQSAEAGVALSEIVQAAQSVAFEVDSLTATVEEMSASVQEVLTTVATVRQVTEESRSAIDDITSATGEFTASAQSVSSMIEQQSASIHDVSTAATELNAMADTLQEMVRQFRLDDPAPRASHATAAMRRAA, from the coding sequence TACGTGGACAGTGTCAGCACGACGGGAGCAGTGGCGCATCGGGCAATCTCTATCGCCAAGGACGCATCTCTCGCCAGCAACACCATGGCGAGAGAGACGATGGCCTTTGTATTCACCCAGGACCAAACGCATTGGGACGCCAAGTACGCCGCCGACGACGCGGCCAGCAAGGCGTTCGATTCGCTCAAGACGGCGCTCGCCGCCATTCCCAACAACTCCGACCTGCAGGATCAATTGACGCAGCTGACCCAGCAGGACGGCAACGTTTGCAATCCTCTCGAAGACAAAACAATGAAGATGGCCAAAGAGGGCCATGCGGCGGAGGCCAAAAAGCTCTATGAAAACGAGTATGTGCCGGGCCGAGCCAAACTGGAAACGATGATCAACGCCCTGGTCGCCGCGCTGCAAACGCGCGCCGATCAAGCGGACGCCAGCATTGAGACCGGCGCGAAGCGCACGCAAGCCGCCATTGTCTGGGGCTGGATCTTGCAGGGCCTCATCGTGCTCATCTCATCGAGTGTTGCGCTGTTCCTGGCTCGCGGCATCACCTCCCAGCTCAGCGCGCTTTTGAAGGCCGCGCAGGGACTGGCGCAGGGCGATGTCCAGCAGACGCTGCCGCCTGCGAGCCAGACGGAGATCGGTCAGGTAGTCGCGGCGTTCCATACGCTGATGTCCCATCAGAAAAACATGGCCGCCGCCGCCGCCGCGATTGCGGATGGCGATTTGACGAACATCGTTCAGCCGAAGTCCGAGCAGGATTCCCTGGGAATTGCCTTTGCCCGGATGACGGGGCGCCTTCGCGAGCTAATCGGCGGGATCGCCGGCAGCGCCGGCACGGTCGCCGAGACGAGCATTCGGCTCTCCGCCACTTCCGAAGAAACCAGCCAATCGGCAACGGACATCGCGCATTCGGCGCAAAGCATGGCGCGAACGGCCGAGCAGTCCTCGCATTGCAGCTTCCTCGTCTCCGAAGGCGGCAAGCGGCAGTATGACGCGGCGTGCGTCGCCAGCGAGCTGATGGCGCAGGCCGGTCTGGCCGTCGATCAAGCCGCCGGCAGCGCGCAGCAGATGGCGACCGCCGCCCAGCAGGCCGCGGCAATGGCCCGCAGCGGCGGCGCGGCCGTCCAGCAGACGATCTCCAGCATGGAGCGAATCCGCCAGCAGGTCGGCGCCTCCGCCTCGAAGGTCGAAGAGCTCGGCCGCAAGAGCGATGAGATCGGCGCGATCGTCAAGACCATCGGACAGATCTCAGAGCAGACCAACCTGCTGGCGCTGAACGCGGCGATCGAAGCCGCCCGCGCCGGCGAGCACGGCCGCGGCTTCGCGGTTGTCGCCGACGAGGTCCGCAAGCTCTCGGAGCGCGCGGCGGCGGCCACCCAGGATATCGGCGCCCTGATCGGCGGCATTCAGGCGGAAGTCGCCGGCGCCGTCCAGGCAATGCAGGAAAGCACGCTGGAAGTCACGACCGGATCTGCGCAAAGCGCCGAAGCCGGCGTCGCGCTCTCGGAGATCGTTCAGGCCGCCCAGTCCGTCGCCTTCGAAGTCGATAGCCTGACCGCGACCGTCGAGGAGATGTCCGCGTCCGTGCAGGAAGTGCTGACAACCGTCGCCACGGTCCGCCAAGTGACCGAGGAAAGCCGAAGCGCCATCGACGACATCACCAGTGCGACCGGCGAATTCACCGCCAGCGCGCAGAGCGTCTCGTCCATGATCGAACAGCAGTCGGCGAGCATCCACGACGTCAGCACGGCCGCGACGGAGCTCAACGCCATGGCCGACACGCTCCAGGAAATGGTCCGCCAGTTCCGCCTGGACGATCCCGCCCCACGCGCCAGCCACGCGACCGCAGCCATGCGCCGCGCCGCGTAA